The nucleotide sequence GGCAATTTATCATAATTAATCATTAATTTTCACATAATCTGATTCCTTTTTATATTAATTCGGAATCACAAGAGACATTAAACTCGattatgatattaaaataatTGACGATTACGCCATGAGAAATCAGCGTAAAATGGTTCACATGAATAAACTCTAGTCTAACGACTCATTGAAAATAAGAGTTCGGCAGTGTCTGTGTTCATTTTAGATTTTGCGTTAATgtacatttataacattttgatcTAGTATTTTTACTTCCAAATCTGTTGTATAGCCTTTTGTAGTATCAAATTGTTTCAATATCCATTTGTGAGTAACTAAGCGACATCATAGGACCTACATTTTGCCATCAAGTTCAAGCACCATATCTAATTCATGTACCATATACCACCTATCGGAACTACACAGTGACATGATTGCTTTAATTTAGTACTGTAGTACATAGTAACAATAACgtaaatttttcatattcaatCATGAATTCCACATTAAAACCTACAATATTTAGAACGAACGAACTTTATCCTTCAgtgtttgtttgtcttgtatcatGTGTGTTGTTCAAAGAAACCAGAATCTTATCTAATATAGACAGATATTTATTAGTCTGTCTAATTTAATATGTTAACTTGTTGAAACCCAGGAGCTTCTGATCTTCCCCATGGACCCTCTACCAGGGCAACCATAATTACGCCTCCCGTTCATAAAATTCTGGCCTATGAAATATTAAGTAACGCCTTGTACCCTAGCATTTCGAATTTCTCGTTTAAATTATTGATCTTCTGCTCTTAAGATCCATCCAATCATTTTGATATACCATAGACAATTAATGGAGAGAATTTGGCATGAAAAAATGTCAAACCCTGACactttttaaactataaaatatactTGCTCCAAGTCAAGAACCGTAACACATTAGTGCATTTCATTTATCTTATGgctttttttggcaaaaaaaggTCCAATTTTTTTGTCTTGCTCCGCTAGGCTGAGTTTCCATTATCCGCACCGTCTTTCAAATATCATGGAAACGCCCCTGCAACATGTCCCAAAAAGAATCATTACATTAACAATGCCTATCAAGGCGGAATTCGTGTGTGGgtctcttttaaaattaaatcacGAAGAAGATAGTTTCTGTCATGTGACATAAAGTAAACCAGTGCTACAGAGTAAAGTTAAACAAAAACCTTGTTTTAgtgagaaaaaaactttttttaactttccccaacattttttttttatttggcaaaCCAGGCAATGGTGGAGAGGTTCAACTCAACATGGCATTTGAGAATGTGCACTGGACCACTCAAACGAACAGAAACTCAGTTTAGTTTCAAACATACATCTGGACATCGACTATTAAAATGTCCAATAAAACGTGCCACAAAGTGCATATATATGATTTAATTTCCACCGAGCATCTGGTCAAACTATCCAGTGTACTTCTTTCAAGACACTTAACTTCATCCATTATCCATGTGTGCAGTTCGTGTACACACTTGTTAAGTAATATTTTATATATGCATGTTGTGCTAGAAAAGAAGTATCGTGCAAATAACAAGTCAACCAAGCATTGAAAAGGTATATGTAGTTTTCTTGATGGgactcatcttcgctagccaaatGTTACAATCCAGTGAAATAAATGGGGAAATGTGTCCATGGGTGGCCACAGCTGACCCCCCTGCTTTTATATTACGTTATAAAGGGAAACAACTAGAAAGGTATTGTAAATTCAGGAATTGTTGCATGCATTTATAAAACAATGGTTAAACTAAATGCCCTTCTGCTACAGCATGGACATAAAAATACTTACTAGTCTAGCATTTTAGTGTAacttgattcattttttttttttgtagttcgATTTTTCTTCACGAGAACTTCAGACCTCTGCTCTCCATGAGGAAATAGGATTGGAACCCTTAGCTTTGAAGTTGGCAGGACGCACATTGcactttttttgttaaattttaggcCAAATTGTCAGTTggtttgggtttttttaaatgttggttTGATAACCATTGTGGTTTTCAACCATTATCTTGAGAGGGATCATGCACAACTTTGCCAAAGGCTTGGTACCTGTTGGAAATCACGCACAGAAGAGAACGTTAACGGAACGCGGCATTATTGTATATCCAACATCGTTTACTTATGACGTTATCTTGTACTTTAGTCATCAATACAAATTCATACAGTTTAGAcgtctttgttatattacatgCAGTTTTAGTAAAACCACTTTACTGGTCTTCTTAAGggagtttatctttttttttttttggcctttgtTGTTTGTTCCAAAAATGCACAGCTGTTTCAGACTTTTAAAGATGATTCGAGTAAGGACCACCTTGGACAGGTATCCCAAAACATCATGCCTTTGATGGTCCTTTTATTACAGCAGAGGagttattatattgatatattatacaaATTCAAGATGCCACAATACTGTGTGAAATCAGACTAATTCCCAGCTGGACCTGCCTCGCTTCATGTTATTGATTGAGGTTTCAAGTATACTGAAGCATAACTGATGAATCCCTTTCATTGAAGGCAAGAAAACTTTTTGATAACATTTCTTGTAAAGTAGGTGCTGTAAAATTTCAAACTCTAGGCAAATCAGAAGTGTCTGCTTGACAGAAATTAAAATTGCTTATATGTTACAACTCATGAAAATCAAGCTGTATaccaaatataaaataattcccTTCTGTAGTTGCTTAGAAAATTCGACTCAAGTTTACAATTCAATGTTTTGGACGGATGGATAGGTACTCCAACAGAAGGCAACTAGCAGATACTAGATCTGCTCTCACCTTTGGTGATGCAGgtaaaaatgacacaaaaatttaactatcaaccagatgctccgcagggcaaggctttatacgaccgcagaggttgaaccctgaacggttggggtaagtatggacacaacattcaagctggattcagctctaaatttggattgtgattaaatagttgacacagcataggtttctgacacagaatgaatgtggtctaatgaacttaaaatattttttttgcctttgagcaattcactatgctgttgaatattaatcctctcaaaaaaatgtttgaagaaattttctttttatttatgaaatctgaaatgagaaaaatttaaccccccctctccattttttttcacatcccccttttcctttttccaaaactgatctcaattcaaatttctaatggagtttgcaacaataactactcatttaaatacatcataaaatattaaaatgtaaaataaagtgcttgttatcactgaatggtaaaaaaaaatatttttaatttatcagttggtagtaaaagtgaatatacattgtatattgtataaaacaatgatttaagttgattcaactactattctggacaaagaaagataactccaattgaaaatttcttgctattgcacaatattgtgcacttagatatttcttactattgcgcaatactgtgcaattgaagttttcttgctattgcaaaatacaatacaatacaatcatgttcatagatttctatttacttatactaaagttatggtgcgaaaaaccaagaataatgcttatttgggcccctaattcctaaactgttgggacctcaactcccaaaatcaatcccaaccttccttttgttgtcataaaccttgtggttaaatttcatagatttctatttacttataaagTTATagtgtgcgaaaaccaagaataatgcttatttgggcccttttttggcctccaattcctaaactgttggaaccaaaactcccaaaatcaatccaaaccttccttttgtggtcataaaccttgtgtcaaaatttcatagatttctatttacttaaactaatgttatagtgcgaaaaccaagaaaatgcttatttgggccctttttggcccctaatccctaaaatgttgggaccaaaactcccaaaatcaatcccaaccttccttttgtggtcataaaccttgtgttaaaatttcatagatttctactcacttttactaaagttaagaGTGCAAAAacaaagtattcggacgacgaccccaacgtgataccaatatacgaccaaatttgtataaaaatttgaatttCTGGAAAAGTAAATTGAAATTTCAACCAATCTAAACTGAATTGACCAGTAGTATTTCATGTTTATTAACTAAACTGACACAATTAAATATGCAACTTTTGATTTCAGTTCATgtacaaataaacaatatataaaacttttattcCTTAGATCATCCACATGATCGACATTCATTACTGTATAAATTTCTGCATTCTGACAGatagtttataatataaataattaacAATTACTGTTTTCAGCATTAGATACAATTTACAGTTAAAAGTCAAGTGTCTTCACATCTTCACATAAAAAGTCATTTATCCCCCACAATAAAAACATGTTAAAGTCATCGGATCCCCATTGGCTGCTGTTGCATGTTGTTAAATATCCCTGAATATCCTGCCTGTAAAGCTTGCGTTGATGGCAACATCAGTTGATTAGCTCTGACGGCATCTGGGAATAACGAGTGATAGTTCGGGAGTGGAACATAGGCTGCTGTTATCATTTTGCCtgtaaaaaaagatatagttcaaATATGATTGCTGAGTTGTAGTATTTCCCTTTCCCCTCCTCATGTATTACATTGTATatctataatattttaattttgtggtGCTTTGTGGTTAGGTCACCACTTTTgcaatgtttttaattattatattttcagatGTAAGTAACTGAGTAATTTCActgcaaaactttttttttttaaattcacagaCATCTAGATGTTTTTCTCTCATTGGTTTCATGTAAAATTCACCCATATCATTCAATCATgttctcttttaaaaaaaaaaaaaaggtatgcaaTGATATAAAAGGCTCAATTTAATCATAATGCAAATTGTGTATGAAGTTGTTCAACTTTAAAATTATGAAGGTCAACAGTTACTGTTTAGGTTGGtctgattttgttgtttttccctctcttttttttttgatgATCAACATTGCTTAATTTTTACTTAAAAATATACATGGACTATAAAATACCTGCAAAATAACGCCCATGTAATGCATTGACTGATGCCACTGCTGCTGCTATTGTAGGACATTTGACATAAACATTGCCCTGTGGTGATGCTTTGTcaacaaacaaatgtaaaacaccACCATGTTTATTACATTCATCTATTACATCATCTCGGATTTCTTGGTCCCAGCTCGGTTTTGTTTCCCtgaaaccaaaatgacagaattataaaaataagctaTTTGAAGTAATTACATATTGATGAGAATTCGAATAtcacatttaaatgaaaattactacatgcatgacatgttaAATTTCAATCCTTTTACAATATTAGGGGAGTATGGAGGTCTTCTGCTGCATTCCATTTTATAACAGCAGAAAATGATCAGTCTAGATTTTTAATGGTAACAAGTTTTTAGGCAACAATGCAAATCATTGGtagttctttttcttttgatagacattattatgtaatttcatttattattacaaataCAGAACATTTTTTAATCGATTCcaaataatttacttttataaagtaatgtacaatgatttttttaattgtatttatcaAGAAAGATGGAGTGAAGGCCTAATTTTCCTCCTCTACATCCTAAAAGCAATTTGTAAGAGTTATCCTTTCATATTTCATAAAAGTAGCTGCACTGTTAGCCACTAAATATGCCCATGACTagcaaaactttattttttcaaaattttgttaagaaACATAAGCAAATATAGGAATATTGGTCTTTGGACTAttaatcaaaaaaataaattgtgtagACTGTTCATAAAATGtgcaaattattttgactacacAGAGTTTTAATATGAACCATTTTAAACTACAATTTGACAAAGATTGAGCAATATTTGCTATTTATGTGTAACCCCATAatacttatattatttttttttgtatttttcttatcaAACCACCTGCAAAGAGAATATTTAGGGTATATGGGAATCATCAAGTCTTTTTAATTCAAATGCCTAAACAGGTAACTTCCCCAAAACGGCTTGATGGATATTGATGAAACTGTGAACAGTAGTAGAATACAATCTGGGAATGTGCATAGAAGAATACAATCTTGACCCAACATGTTTAAAGGGacatatttgtatttacttacTTTAACATAGCAATTGTATTGCAGGGCGGGGGGTATCCTGTTGTGGTTCTGATCAACATagggaaaaaatataaaactataatTTAACACTGATTCTAATATGTTTATAGCAGCATACAAGAAAACCACATAACCCACTGTTTGGAAAATAGCAAACAAGCACTAGCAGGGTGATAATTGATATAGAAATTAGTTGATAGTACATGGTTTATTGATTAACCTTACTATAAAGGGGTTCAAAAGAGTGAATTTGTAAATTTCAGTTCTCCAAAGTACtgatacaacaaaacaaaagatgtAAAATAATTCCCCTCATGGTTTTATTAAAAGAACAAAGGAGGACAATTGCAAAAAGAACAATACTTGACTAATACCCCGTCTCcttcccaaaaaaaataaattactagtacaattttaaaatatttttttcatttgaaagaatAGGCCCATAACCAAAATGATGTTCAGAAAATTCATACGCTGGTATGTATCAAAGTTCATCAATTATAGCTTTCAGAAGCCTGCAATTTGGTGGTTGCCATCATTTATTTTTAGCATAAATCAGCATGTTTTCTCTTCtgaattgtttcccattttttattgccaaaaactttagtttaataCAATATGGGTTTGATTTATTGTTTCAAGCTGTCCAGTGGAttgttgtctgattggcaatcatacccttATTTGTGTATACAGAAAATATTTCTAGCATATCATTACAGATTTAAACTAAATGTTAGCATTCCATTTGTTGAATGTGGGAAACATAGTGAATGAAAGTACCAACCCTTGGTACTCATTATAAACAGTTTTGATTGCCTTAATGACTAATCTTGTTTTACTTACGATGTGGGATCAAACATGTTAGACAACATAAAACACTGAGTAGCTATAGGTGGGGCTGACTGTTGTTGGGGCTGTGGATTATTTCCCATGATTGCTGACACATTTGGAGGTGCAGGACCAGGTCCCATGTTTAAAGCAGAAGCTGCATACTCTGGTATCTGGAAACCAGTTCCTACAAAAAAGTTGAAAGTGTTTCATTAatgaataattacattacatgtatgtttcattataatacgttgttctgattggctacactgcaatctcgtgttattccttaatcaacttcattacacaataaaatttatcattcataatGACActaggtcccacaataaagtgcacagttaaataaaataaaatcttgataaaaatattttcatgttcCTAGCTAAAAGATGtgattataagtattgaatgcttctttttgtaacttcatagggttgtaaaagtgttgaccgtgcacacatttttagaatgaagtgcggaagcgcttcatacaaaatgtacttttggtcaacgcttttacaccccaatgaagttacaaaaagaagcattcaattcttaagtaaaatCATTTCATAAAAAATCTCGTAAGATCTTTTTAAACTGCAAATGTTCAGCATAAAATTTATGCAGATAAAATAACCATAACTAATACATTGTTAGGATATTTCAAGGTGATCTGTCTCTGCAAATCAGCAGAACATTTGAACGGAATTGTAGAAATAAAGcatctttatatattttatataaacatgtactaCAATTTTCAGATAAGATGCTGTTTTGATCATTGGATGTTGTTgcttaatttcaataaatttaaaaaaaagttttaacagtGGAAATATTGTTCATACATGAAAGAAGAGCCATTTATAGTTTATACTTTATAGTAActtaattcaataaaaaatgaaatgctgaattattattttaacaaaactaCTCTCAGCACAGAACTCCTACCTTCAGCAAGTTTTGCCATTAACTGTAATCTGCCAGTTGCACCGAGATCTATTCCTGCACGGTCCATTTCATCACTATCTAACATGGAATTCTGTTGTAATTCAACTTGTCTCTCCGTCACATGACCAACTTTCATTGGCCGACCAGCCAGCTCAAATCCATTCAACTGTTCCAAAGCTTTCTTTGCTTCCTCTGCATCAGTGAACTGTGAAGAGAAAGTGAAAACTATATTGCTTATTAACATCAACTAgggaaataaaataataaacatctGTCTTTTGTATATTTAGATAAGATTGTCCAAATACTGAGTGTACTGTTTAAATGTGAAATGAAGCTGTTCAACTCATTGTTTCATTGAGTgatattccaaaaaaaattattaaaattatttttgtatgGGTTGGGCAGGTCAAGAAgttcaattgttttgttatgtgtGCAAAGTAAAATGCAATGTTATGTATGATTGACAATAAAATACAAAAGTGCTTTTCAACCGCTAATCTTCTATGATTTTGATGCAATTACTTACCGTGATAAAACCATAGCCTTGAGATCTTGTAGTTTCATGGTCTCGTATCAGTTTAATATCATCAATCTAAAATGAAAAGGAATTAACAAATCAGACAACTCCAAAATAGCTGTATCCATTTATTGTAATTTTCATGGtttgacttttatatatatttttttttcaagatgtaCTTCATTGTGTGATATACAAACTTCAATTATTAGTTCCATATTTTTAGTCTTTAATTAATAGTTGTCTCTATGGTGAATTAAGTTTTTGAGGTGTTCAATAACTAATGGAGTAAGTAATTACAGTCTAACAGCCTATCTATAATATTACAAGCAGATAATTCCTTAATACATAATTGTCTTGATAGATTTTCCATAGCTATCACATTCAATAATAATTTCATCTACTAGTTCGGACACTCAATATGAAGACTGGTCCTTATATGactataaaattttgaaaaatttcactAGTCCAAATCAAaatttactagtctggggcatcagactagtggctaacggtgcatactgcttttttttttttaattgtgtataGTATTAACAGTGATCCTTACCTTGCCAAATGGTTCAAATATACCACGCAACATTTCCTCagttatattaaaatgtaaagaaCCAACATATAATCTCATAGGTCCTTTTAATCCTTTCGTTAATATGTTTGTAGCATTGGCAAGTCTATTTTTCTCTGCTTGTGATGGTTGCACAATAATAGGAACACCCAAAAGTTTTTGATTTGTTAGTCCAAT is from Mytilus galloprovincialis chromosome 6, xbMytGall1.hap1.1, whole genome shotgun sequence and encodes:
- the LOC143079351 gene encoding RNA-binding protein 39-like isoform X2, with protein sequence MCPQKFVFKVKDDGRGDASSYDRGDRRKRRGDEDRHRDRRDRGDRDRGDSDRRRDRDRKRNDRSRDSRRSRSRERERRRSRDRGSGRRSRSFDRFKKRSPPRRKSRSRSRERGGGGRDRSSSTSPFKFTRLAGPDLTPEERDARTVFCMQLAARIRPRDLEEFFSSVGKVRDVRLIMDNKTRRSKGIAYVEFYDTESVPLAIGLTNQKLLGVPIIVQPSQAEKNRLANATNILTKGLKGPMRLYVGSLHFNITEEMLRGIFEPFGKIDDIKLIRDHETTRSQGYGFITFTDAEEAKKALEQLNGFELAGRPMKVGHVTERQVELQQNSMLDSDEMDRAGIDLGATGRLQLMAKLAEGTGFQIPEYAASALNMGPGPAPPNVSAIMGNNPQPQQQSAPPIATQCFMLSNMFDPTSTTTGYPPPCNTIAMLKETKPSWDQEIRDDVIDECNKHGGVLHLFVDKASPQGNVYVKCPTIAAAVASVNALHGRYFAGKMITAAYVPLPNYHSLFPDAVRANQLMLPSTQALQAGYSGIFNNMQQQPMGIR
- the LOC143079351 gene encoding RNA-binding protein 39-like isoform X3 → MADDFDVEAMLEAPYRNKEDDGRGDASSYDRGDRRKRRGDEDRHRDRRDRGDRDRGDSDRRRDRDRKRNDRSRDSRRSRSRERERRRSRDRGSGRRSRSFDRFKKRSPPRRKSRSRSRERGGGGRDRSSSTSPFKFTRLAGPDLTPEERDARTVFCMQLAARIRPRDLEEFFSSVGKVRDVRLIMDNKTRRSKGIAYVEFYDTESVPLAIGLTNQKLLGVPIIVQPSQAEKNRLANATNILTKGLKGPMRLYVGSLHFNITEEMLRGIFEPFGKIDDIKLIRDHETTRSQGYGFITFTDAEEAKKALEQLNGFELAGRPMKVGHVTERQVELQQNSMLDSDEMDRAGIDLGATGRLQLMAKLAEGTGFQIPEYAASALNMGPGPAPPNVSAIMGNNPQPQQQSAPPIATQCFMLSNMFDPTSETKPSWDQEIRDDVIDECNKHGGVLHLFVDKASPQGNVYVKCPTIAAAVASVNALHGRYFAGKMITAAYVPLPNYHSLFPDAVRANQLMLPSTQALQAGYSGIFNNMQQQPMGIR
- the LOC143079351 gene encoding RNA-binding protein 39-like isoform X1 codes for the protein MADDFDVEAMLEAPYRNKEDDGRGDASSYDRGDRRKRRGDEDRHRDRRDRGDRDRGDSDRRRDRDRKRNDRSRDSRRSRSRERERRRSRDRGSGRRSRSFDRFKKRSPPRRKSRSRSRERGGGGRDRSSSTSPFKFTRLAGPDLTPEERDARTVFCMQLAARIRPRDLEEFFSSVGKVRDVRLIMDNKTRRSKGIAYVEFYDTESVPLAIGLTNQKLLGVPIIVQPSQAEKNRLANATNILTKGLKGPMRLYVGSLHFNITEEMLRGIFEPFGKIDDIKLIRDHETTRSQGYGFITFTDAEEAKKALEQLNGFELAGRPMKVGHVTERQVELQQNSMLDSDEMDRAGIDLGATGRLQLMAKLAEGTGFQIPEYAASALNMGPGPAPPNVSAIMGNNPQPQQQSAPPIATQCFMLSNMFDPTSTTTGYPPPCNTIAMLKETKPSWDQEIRDDVIDECNKHGGVLHLFVDKASPQGNVYVKCPTIAAAVASVNALHGRYFAGKMITAAYVPLPNYHSLFPDAVRANQLMLPSTQALQAGYSGIFNNMQQQPMGIR